AGAGGGAATAAAAACGCAGTCGCGCTCAGCCGATCACGGCGAGGACGTCCGACTCGCGGAGGATGAGCAGCTGCTCGCCCTCGACGGTCACCTCGGTGCCGCTGTACTTGCCGTAGAGCACCTTGTCGCCGGACTTCACGTCCATCGGGACGCGCTTCCCGTTCTCGTCGAACTTGCCGGGGCCGACGGCGACGACTTCGCCCTGCTGGGGCTTTTCCTTCGCGGTGTCGGGGATGTAGAGGCCGCCGCGCATCTGCTCGGTTTCCTCGAGCGCGCGGACGACGACGCGGTCCGCGAGGGGCTTCACGGCGCTGCTGGTGATGGCCATAGGTGCTGGCTGTGCGTTGAAGTGAGTGGGGGTGGTACTAGCACTCGGTGGTTGGGAGTGCTAACAGGAGGGAAGGTAGCAATCATGCCCGCGGGCGTCAAGGCGGGGCGCGGTTCCCATGTACTAATGCTAAGTCAATAGAATTCAGAGACTTAGCACAATCCGGCGCGGCGACGGTCAGCCCGGGCGGTCCGCGCGCACCTCGTCCGCGTACTGCACCGACGCGGTCGGGATCTCCACGACCGGTCCGGCCGCGGTGCGCACGAGCAGCCCGCCCGTGACGCTGACGCCGGCGGCGCGACCCGCGACGGGCGCGATCACGGCCCGACCGCGGACCGCGTCGCGCCGCTCGAATTCGGCGAGCTCGCCGGAGCCGAGCACCCCACCGCGCGCCGCCGCGCCCCGCGCCGCTGCGACGACGACGGCGAGGATGTCGACGCGCCGGACGCCCGCGCCGAGCCCGGTCGCCTCCGGCATTTCGGCGGGCGTGACGCGGTTTACCCCGACGCCGACCGCGACCCACTCGGGCAGCCCCTCGCGCCATCGAGCCTCGACGAGGATCCCGGCCAACTTGCGCCCGTCCAGCAGGAGGTCGTTCGGCCACTTGAGCGCGATCGGCCGTGCGCCGAGCGACTCTAAACCGGCCGCGAGCGCGAGGCCGACGCGGAGCGAGAGCACCGGCAGCGCCGCGACGTCGCTCGGCCGTTCGACAACGGTGGCCCAGACTCCCGCGCCGGAGTCGGACACCCAACGCCGGCCGTTACGCCCACGCCCCGCCGTCTGTACGTCCGCGACGAAGGTCGTTCCCGCTGCCGCGCCTTCGCCCGCGGCCACGTGGGCGAGGTCCATCGTCGAGGGCGCGACCGCGAACGTGTGGAGCGCCGGTACTCGCAGCTCCGTGCGCAACGCCTCGACCGAGGTCCCGTCGTATGCCGCACTCGGCGCGACGTTCGCGCCGTCGGGACCCGGCACCCGGCGTGACGCGGGTCGAATCAGCGTGTCGCCGCGGCGACCGGCGCGCCGGGCACTTCGTCCGCCGCGGGCGCGCTCGACCGCACGCCGGTCGCGATGAGGGCGAGCACCGTCGCGCCGAGCAGCACGCGGTAGACGGCGAACACGCCGAAGCCGTGGCGGGTGAGGTAGCGCAGCAGGACGGTGATCGCAACCCAGCTGCTCAACGCCGCGGTCACGATCCCGACCGCGAGCGGCGCGCGGTCGCCGGTGTCGTGGAGGAGCTTGGGCAACTTGAGCACGACGGCGCCCGCGATGATCGGCATGCTCATGAGGAAGCTGAACCGCGCGGCCGACTCGCGGTCGAGTTGCAGCGCCCGTCCGAGCGTCATCGTCGAGCCCGAGCGCGAGACGCCCGGGATCAGCGCTGCGACCTGCGCGAAGCCTAACGCCCACGCGTCGCGGCTCTGCAGCCCGTCGATGTGGCGGGCCTGCGACGCCCAGCGGTCGGCGGCCCAGAGCAGGACGCCCATGACGATCAGCATCACCGCGATCAGCGCCGGGGCGCGGAACGTCGTCTCCGCCTTCTGCTCCAGCAGCTTGCCCGCGATCGCGCCCGGGATCGTGGCGATCACGAGCAGCAGCACGCGCCGGTCCTCGGGCGTCTCGATGCGGCGGCGGCGGACGAGGCTGATCGCGCTTCCCGCGAGCGCGATCCAGTCCGCGCGGAAGTACCAGAGCAACGTGATCAGCGTCCCGGCGTGCAGCGCGACGTCGAAGGCCAGGCCGGGGTCGCTGTTCCAGCCGAGGAGCCACGGCGCGAGCGCGAGGTGCGCGGAGCTGCTGATCGGCAGGAACTCGGCGAGTCCCTGGAGGAGGCCGAGGACGAGGGCGTGCGAGAGCGGCATGAGGCGGGCGCGGGACGGGAACGCGGGCGCCGGGCGCCCGTGCGGACGCGCGTAAGGTAGCCCGTCCCGCGGCCCCGTTCAGGGGCGTGCCAGAGGCCGTTCAGCGCGCGGCGGCCTTCGCGATCGCGCGCACGTATAGATCCTCGTACTGCGCGACGACGGTGTCGAGCGTGAACCGGGTGCGCGCGTCGGCCGCGGCCGCGGCGCTCATCGCCCGCCACCGTTCGGGATCGTCGAGGATGCGGACGCCCGCGTCCGCCATTCCCTCCACGTCGCCGACCGGGCAGAGCGCGCCGGTCTCGCCGTCGCGCACGACGTCGGGCAGCCCGCCGGTGCGCGTCGCGACGACCGGCACGCCCGAGGCGAGCGCCTCCAGCGCCGAGAGCCCGAACGACTCGCTCTCGCTCGGGAGGAGGAAGAGGTCGGCGCCGGCGAGGAGCGGCGCGACGGCGTCGAGCTTGCCGAGGAAGTGGACCGAGCGTTCGACGCCTAACGCGCGGACCTCCTGCTCCGCGTCGACGCGCTCCGGCCCGTCGCCGACCATGAAGAGGACGCTCGGCACGCGCTCGTTCACGCGCGCGAACACGCGCACGACGTCGCGCACGCGCTTGACCGCGCGCATGTTCGACACGTGCATCACGA
This is a stretch of genomic DNA from Gemmatimonadetes bacterium T265. It encodes these proteins:
- the groES gene encoding co-chaperonin GroES; the encoded protein is MAITSSAVKPLADRVVVRALEETEQMRGGLYIPDTAKEKPQQGEVVAVGPGKFDENGKRVPMDVKSGDKVLYGKYSGTEVTVEGEQLLILRESDVLAVIG
- the uppP gene encoding undecaprenyl-diphosphatase, giving the protein MPLSHALVLGLLQGLAEFLPISSSAHLALAPWLLGWNSDPGLAFDVALHAGTLITLLWYFRADWIALAGSAISLVRRRRIETPEDRRVLLLVIATIPGAIAGKLLEQKAETTFRAPALIAVMLIVMGVLLWAADRWASQARHIDGLQSRDAWALGFAQVAALIPGVSRSGSTMTLGRALQLDRESAARFSFLMSMPIIAGAVVLKLPKLLHDTGDRAPLAVGIVTAALSSWVAITVLLRYLTRHGFGVFAVYRVLLGATVLALIATGVRSSAPAADEVPGAPVAAATR